Proteins found in one Triticum urartu cultivar G1812 chromosome 4, Tu2.1, whole genome shotgun sequence genomic segment:
- the LOC125553811 gene encoding receptor-like cytosolic serine/threonine-protein kinase RBK2, with product MATEPRNDSSYKSAAVSMPRKNGCGAGDKSSHEKGDDLVSPRSVLEGCTTTSDVDAAAMTDEAMGSSSTMTGVVAVPSMPEPPRNDGLPAAWKGAMEAWRSRTKRRLSSGIPSTMSSKLRSLSIRGSSKWRWPSAGQVNVEQHDLCALRLSFRTFSLSELRKATRNFCKENVVGRGGHAKVYRGLLSDGQLVVVKKLSATENDRMESFLLELGHAVNVRHPNVARLVGVGLEGGEHLVFPFSRLGCLSRRLHGGSDEEGAMPWEARYKVALGAASGLEYLHEWCARRIVHRDVKPANILLKDDYEPLICDFGLAKWLPAKLTHYQVTIFEGTFGYVPPEYTTHGIFNEKTDVFAFGVVLLELLTGRRAIDGTILPQQQGRGLEDGRPRSRRSIRRGAAPPRHARRPTLHPHLAGPKATDEPGCKNPQRRPRNPATNHDARESKHDRAT from the exons ATGGCGACGGAGCCGCGAAATGATTCTTCATATAAAT CGGCGGCGGTTTCCATGCCCCGTAAAAACGGCTGCGGTGCTGGCGACAAGTCATCGCATGAGAAGGGCGACGACCTAGTCTCCCCGAGAAGCGTCCTCGAGGGATGCACGACGACGAGCGACGTTGACGCCGCCGCAATGACGGACGAGGCGATGGGGTCGTCATCGACGATGACGGGCGTTGTCGCTGTGCCATCCATGCCCGAGCCGCCGCGAAACGACGGGCTTCCGGCCGCGTGGAAGGGCGCCATGGAGGCGTGGAGGTCAAGGACCAAACGCCGCCTCTCCAGCGGCATCCCGTCAACCATGTCGTCGAAGCTCAGGAGCTTGAGCATCCGCGGCAGCAGCAAGTGGCGGTGGCCGTCGGCGGGGCAGGTGAACGTAGAACAACACGACCTGTGCGCGCTGAGGCTATCCTTCCGGACCTTCTCGCTGTCGGAGCTGAGGAAGGCCACCCGCAACTTCTGCAAGGAGAACGTGGTGGGCAGGGGCGGGCACGCCAAGGTGTACCGCGGCCTCCTGTCGGACGGGCAGCTGGTCGTCGTGAAGAAGCTGTCAGCGACGGAGAATGACCGCATGGAGAGCTTCCTGTTGGAGCTGGGGCACGCGGTGAACGTACGCCACCCGAACGTGGCGAGGCTGGTGGGCGTGGGCCTGGAGGGCGGCGAGCACCTGGTGTTCCCCTTCTCACGCCTGGGATGCCTCTCCCGCAGGCTCCACGGGGGCTCCGACGAGGAGGGGGCCATGCCGTGGGAGGCGAGGTACAAGGTGGCCCTGGGCGCGGCCAGCGGGTTGGAGTACCTCCACGAGTGGTGCGCCAGGAGGATCGTGCACCGGGACGTCAAGCCCGCCAACATCCTGCTCAAAGACGACTACGAGCCACTA ATATGTGACTTTGGGCTAGCAAAGTGGCTGCCGGCCAAGTTGACGCACTACCAAGTGACCATCTTCGAAGGCACATTTGG ATACGTGCCGCCCGAGTACACGACGCACGGGATCTTCAACGAGAAGACTGACGTGTTCGCCTTTGGGGTCGTGCTGCTCGAGCTCCTCACCGGCCGGCGCGCCATCGACG GTACGATCCTTCCTCAGCAGCAAGGACGAGGTCTTGAAGATGGTCGACCCCGCTCTAGGAGGTCGATACGACGTGGAGCAGCTCCGCCGCGTCACGCACGCCGCCCAACTCTGCATCCACACCTCGCCGGCCCAAAGGCCACGGATGAGCCAG GTTGCAAGAATCCTCAGAGGAGACCAAGAAACCCTGCAACAAATCATGATGCACGAGAGAGCAAACATGACAGAGCTACATGA